The following proteins come from a genomic window of Rubrobacter aplysinae:
- a CDS encoding glycosyltransferase family 4 protein, which yields MRLAFVTVGDTTRKAGGHRYNARLLSGLRGRGVEVEEIVASAEGVGEQRAASHSLGERLAPQEFDVISVDALARVVCAAHLDRWRETTPVVAMVHELPSSAGVAGSGEAERPLEEPLLRADRVVCVSRHGLSILRERHVSPERIHVVPPGLERPTGDAAPDGADGPGESPLRVLRVLCVAQWIPRKNVLGLVRAWRSLPPGHGAILELVGETAADPAYAARVREAVSGSEDIVVRGPVGEDELRRAYSGASVFALPSLYEGYGMVYAEALSYGLPVIAPAAGPVPEVVGDAALLVEPGDEAGLAERLLDLITTPSLRRRLSENAHRRSAELPAWDDTVDGFLAALEAAVAERPRS from the coding sequence ATGCGCCTCGCCTTCGTTACCGTCGGCGACACCACCCGCAAGGCCGGCGGCCACCGCTACAACGCCCGGCTGCTATCCGGGCTGCGCGGGCGCGGCGTCGAGGTGGAGGAGATCGTGGCCTCCGCCGAGGGGGTGGGGGAGCAGCGTGCCGCCTCTCACTCCCTCGGAGAACGGCTCGCGCCGCAAGAGTTCGACGTGATCTCGGTCGACGCCCTCGCCCGCGTCGTGTGCGCCGCCCACCTGGATCGCTGGCGCGAGACAACGCCCGTGGTGGCTATGGTACACGAGCTACCGAGCTCCGCTGGCGTCGCGGGCTCCGGGGAGGCGGAGCGTCCCCTGGAGGAGCCGCTGTTGCGCGCCGACCGCGTGGTCTGCGTCAGCCGCCACGGCCTCTCGATACTCCGGGAGCGTCACGTTTCCCCGGAGCGCATCCACGTCGTCCCGCCCGGCCTTGAGCGGCCCACCGGCGATGCCGCGCCGGATGGGGCCGATGGACCCGGAGAGTCTCCGCTGCGGGTGCTGCGCGTCCTATGTGTGGCGCAGTGGATCCCACGCAAGAACGTACTCGGCCTCGTGCGGGCCTGGCGCTCGCTGCCCCCCGGTCACGGGGCGATCCTCGAGCTCGTAGGCGAGACCGCCGCCGACCCAGCGTACGCCGCCCGGGTGCGCGAGGCCGTATCCGGCTCGGAGGACATAGTCGTGCGCGGTCCGGTCGGGGAGGATGAGCTGCGCCGTGCCTACTCCGGGGCCTCGGTCTTTGCGCTGCCCTCGCTCTACGAGGGCTACGGCATGGTCTACGCGGAGGCGCTCTCGTACGGCCTGCCCGTGATCGCCCCGGCCGCCGGGCCCGTGCCCGAGGTGGTCGGCGACGCCGCCCTGCTCGTCGAGCCCGGAGACGAGGCCGGGCTCGCGGAAAGGCTTCTGGACCTGATCACGACCCCATCCCTGCGCCGGAGACTCTCGGAGAATGCCCATCGCCGGTCCGCGGAGCTACCCGCATGGGATGATACGGTAGACGGCTTCCTGGCCGCCCTGGAGGCCGCCGTGGCGGAGAGGCCGCGGAGTTGA
- a CDS encoding 6-pyruvoyl trahydropterin synthase family protein produces MYEIYVASQFEAAHRLRGDFGPASRLHGHTYRLEALVQGERLAADGTLYDVGLLREAVEGLASGLHMRDLDEVEGLSEGNTTAERVADYCWERLTPDLSGNGLSSLIVRVWESGQVYAAREDEI; encoded by the coding sequence ATGTACGAGATCTACGTGGCCTCGCAGTTCGAGGCGGCGCACCGGCTGCGGGGAGACTTCGGCCCGGCCTCGCGGCTGCACGGTCACACCTACCGGCTGGAGGCCCTCGTGCAGGGCGAACGTCTCGCCGCCGACGGCACCCTCTACGACGTCGGCCTGTTGCGCGAGGCGGTGGAAGGGCTGGCCTCCGGGCTGCACATGCGCGACCTGGACGAGGTCGAAGGTCTCTCGGAGGGGAACACCACCGCCGAGAGGGTCGCGGACTACTGCTGGGAGCGGCTCACGCCGGACCTTTCCGGGAACGGCCTCTCGTCGCTTATCGTCCGCGTCTGGGAGTCCGGGCAGGTGTACGCCGCCCGCGAGGATGAGATCTAG
- a CDS encoding pyrophosphohydrolase domain-containing protein — translation MPSNAGLVSEFHRASGTVDPAAPSVPRDEVLRLRERLISEEYEEVLEALSRLQSGQPEPEESGESGERALAHLVHELADLLYVTYGTLLACGVDPDGVFRELHRANMHKVQGPRREDGKQMKPPGWKPADMRAEISRQRSGKTSATED, via the coding sequence TTGCCTAGCAACGCGGGGCTCGTGAGCGAGTTTCACCGGGCCTCGGGCACGGTGGACCCCGCCGCGCCGTCCGTACCCCGGGATGAGGTATTGAGGTTGCGGGAACGTCTGATCTCGGAGGAGTACGAAGAGGTCCTGGAGGCTCTCTCCCGGCTGCAATCCGGCCAGCCGGAGCCGGAGGAGAGCGGGGAGTCCGGGGAGCGGGCGCTGGCGCACCTGGTACACGAGCTGGCCGACCTGCTCTACGTCACCTACGGTACGCTACTGGCCTGTGGGGTGGACCCGGACGGCGTGTTCCGCGAGTTGCACCGCGCCAACATGCACAAGGTACAGGGGCCGCGCCGGGAGGACGGCAAGCAGATGAAGCCGCCCGGCTGGAAGCCCGCGGATATGCGGGCCGAGATCTCCCGCCAGAGGAGCGGCAAAACCAGCGCGACGGAAGACTAG
- a CDS encoding zinc-dependent alcohol dehydrogenase, producing MSEAVEAVEARSLWFTAPRRAELRNETVPAPGEAEVRVRAAASAPSGGTEMLVYRGEAPADAALDLPTLEGSFGFPIKYGYALSGRIEELGEKVEGMAVGDPVFVHHPHQSRLTVPASYVVPLPTGIDPSIGVFAANLETAVNIVHDSPLKLGETALVFGQGVVGLLVAQLLRLAGAGAVLTVDPLESRRRLALALGADGALTPGEGLVEEVLAATGGRGADVAVEASGAGEALQDAVEAVAVEGTVVVASWYGTKPVDLSLGQNFHRGRVTLRSSQVGMLNPALSPRWDHARRTRTVVEFLEDPRLRLGALVSHRVPFERAPDAYRLIEDRPAGLAQVLLTYEGEQ from the coding sequence GTGTCTGAGGCGGTAGAGGCGGTGGAGGCCCGGTCATTGTGGTTTACGGCACCCCGGAGGGCGGAGTTGCGTAACGAGACGGTGCCCGCGCCCGGGGAGGCGGAGGTCCGGGTGCGGGCGGCGGCCTCCGCGCCGAGCGGCGGCACGGAGATGCTCGTATACCGGGGCGAGGCTCCCGCGGATGCGGCTTTGGATCTCCCGACCCTGGAGGGTAGCTTCGGCTTCCCGATAAAGTACGGCTATGCCCTCTCCGGGCGTATCGAGGAGCTTGGCGAGAAGGTTGAGGGCATGGCTGTCGGGGACCCGGTCTTCGTCCATCATCCGCACCAGAGCCGGCTTACCGTGCCCGCCTCGTACGTGGTGCCGCTGCCGACCGGCATAGACCCTTCGATCGGGGTTTTCGCCGCTAACCTGGAGACGGCGGTGAACATCGTCCACGACTCGCCGCTAAAGCTCGGCGAGACGGCGCTGGTGTTCGGGCAGGGCGTGGTCGGGCTGCTCGTGGCCCAGCTACTGAGGCTCGCCGGCGCGGGGGCGGTGCTTACGGTGGACCCGCTTGAGAGCCGGCGCAGGCTGGCGCTCGCCCTCGGCGCGGACGGGGCGCTCACGCCGGGTGAGGGGCTGGTCGAGGAGGTGCTGGCGGCCACCGGCGGACGCGGGGCGGACGTGGCCGTCGAGGCCAGCGGGGCGGGGGAGGCGCTGCAGGATGCCGTCGAGGCGGTCGCGGTGGAGGGTACCGTGGTCGTCGCCTCCTGGTACGGTACGAAGCCGGTAGACCTCTCCCTCGGGCAGAACTTCCACCGGGGCCGGGTCACGCTGCGCTCGTCGCAGGTGGGGATGCTGAACCCCGCGCTCTCTCCCCGCTGGGACCACGCCCGGCGTACCAGAACCGTGGTCGAGTTTCTCGAAGACCCGCGCTTGCGACTGGGGGCGCTCGTCTCGCACCGGGTGCCGTTCGAGCGTGCCCCGGACGCGTACCGTCTCATAGAGGACCGCCCTGCCGGTCTTGCCCAGGTCCTGTTGACCTACGAGGGGGAGCAGTGA
- a CDS encoding RibD family protein: MSWEEFRGFREEDPGGVREELSPQSHKPWPFRPRVTVSYAQTLDGRLATAGGSSQWISAGESLRFTHELRAAHDAILVGAGTACRDDPKLTVRHAAGADPLRVVVDSGLRIPPDAAVLSGEAAPGTLLAVTGKAPEERRRRVRDLGAEVVEVAEDRSGRIELSALLAELGRRGVGSVMVEGGAEIITCLLAERLADRLVVCVAPKILGSGIEAVGELGVRSLDHSLELADVAVTRCGVDLLLDGRLVYPETGPGGHENGPRDASREDARGV; this comes from the coding sequence TTGAGTTGGGAAGAGTTTAGAGGATTTAGAGAAGAGGATCCCGGGGGCGTGCGGGAGGAGCTGAGCCCGCAGTCCCATAAGCCCTGGCCATTCCGGCCGCGGGTTACGGTGAGCTACGCGCAGACGCTCGACGGACGGCTCGCGACCGCCGGGGGGAGCTCGCAGTGGATCAGCGCCGGTGAGTCGCTCCGTTTTACCCACGAGCTGCGGGCGGCCCACGACGCCATACTCGTCGGGGCCGGGACGGCCTGCCGCGACGACCCGAAGCTTACCGTGCGGCACGCCGCCGGCGCCGACCCCCTGCGGGTGGTGGTGGATAGCGGCCTCCGCATCCCGCCAGACGCCGCCGTGCTCTCCGGGGAGGCTGCCCCCGGCACGCTGCTCGCCGTTACCGGAAAGGCCCCGGAGGAGCGCCGGAGGCGGGTGCGGGATCTCGGGGCGGAGGTCGTCGAGGTCGCGGAGGATCGCTCCGGGCGCATCGAGCTGTCGGCGCTTCTGGCGGAGCTCGGCCGCCGGGGCGTGGGCTCGGTGATGGTCGAGGGCGGGGCCGAGATCATCACCTGCCTCCTCGCCGAGCGGCTGGCCGACCGGCTGGTGGTGTGCGTGGCGCCAAAGATCCTGGGCTCCGGCATCGAGGCCGTCGGGGAGCTGGGCGTCCGCAGCCTCGACCATTCTCTGGAGCTCGCCGACGTCGCGGTCACGCGGTGCGGTGTGGATCTCCTCCTGGACGGCCGTCTCGTGTACCCGGAGACGGGGCCCGGCGGCCACGAGAACGGTCCCCGCGACGCGAGCCGGGAGGACGCCCGGGGTGTCTGA
- the folB gene encoding dihydroneopterin aldolase, with protein sequence MDDDRILLEGMVFHGYHGTLDAERELGQRFVVDLALYLDLGPAGRSDDLALTVDYGEAHRRAREIVEGEPVDLTETVAERIAAALLADHPTVGAVRVKVAKPQVRLRGTVLAGSAVEILRRR encoded by the coding sequence ATGGACGACGATCGGATTCTTCTCGAAGGCATGGTGTTCCACGGCTACCACGGCACCCTGGACGCCGAGCGCGAGCTGGGCCAGCGCTTCGTGGTGGACCTCGCGCTATACCTGGACCTCGGCCCCGCGGGCCGGTCGGACGACCTCGCGCTCACGGTCGACTACGGCGAGGCCCACCGCCGTGCGCGGGAGATAGTCGAAGGCGAGCCCGTGGACCTTACCGAGACCGTGGCAGAGCGTATAGCGGCGGCGCTGCTCGCGGACCACCCGACGGTCGGGGCGGTCCGGGTCAAGGTCGCGAAGCCCCAGGTCAGGCTGAGAGGCACGGTGCTCGCGGGCTCGGCGGTCGAGATACTGCGCCGCCGGTAG
- a CDS encoding 1-acyl-sn-glycerol-3-phosphate acyltransferase, with amino-acid sequence MLRFPAARLARQVAFYDGVVGESGLGAGGGWATERLCRGLSIRGAEGIPEEGPVLVVSNHPGLADSLSLFVALARSGRGEDLRVVVEEREFLRALPNTSQYLIPASDPGGRPAGVGSLRAASRHLGSGGALLVFPKGRIEPDPASMPGAEDSLGDWGPSLDLFARLAPEAPVIPAIVSGVISPAALASPVTRLRRRPEDSRWLAASLQMLVPALRDVHTEVSFGRPVYRGNDKSVAGVREEILSQARRMIRSARASC; translated from the coding sequence TTGTTGCGGTTTCCGGCCGCGCGTCTGGCCCGGCAGGTAGCATTCTACGACGGCGTCGTGGGCGAAAGTGGTCTCGGGGCTGGCGGCGGGTGGGCCACGGAGCGCCTCTGCCGCGGCCTGTCCATCCGGGGAGCGGAGGGCATCCCGGAAGAGGGTCCGGTCCTGGTGGTATCCAATCATCCCGGACTCGCGGACTCGCTCTCACTGTTCGTGGCCCTGGCCCGGAGCGGGCGCGGGGAGGACCTGCGAGTGGTGGTCGAGGAGCGGGAGTTTTTGCGGGCGCTCCCGAACACTTCGCAGTACCTGATCCCGGCAAGCGACCCCGGCGGCCGTCCGGCCGGTGTCGGGAGCCTCAGGGCGGCCTCCCGGCACCTGGGCTCCGGCGGCGCGTTGCTGGTCTTCCCCAAGGGCCGCATAGAGCCGGACCCGGCGAGCATGCCGGGGGCGGAGGACTCACTCGGAGACTGGGGCCCGAGCCTGGACCTGTTTGCCAGGCTGGCGCCGGAGGCGCCGGTGATCCCCGCCATCGTGAGCGGTGTGATCTCACCGGCGGCGCTGGCGAGCCCCGTAACCCGGCTCCGCCGCCGCCCGGAAGATAGCCGCTGGCTCGCCGCCTCGCTGCAGATGCTCGTGCCGGCCCTCCGTGACGTACACACCGAAGTCAGCTTCGGTCGCCCCGTATACAGGGGTAACGACAAGAGCGTGGCCGGGGTACGCGAGGAAATCCTGAGCCAGGCGCGGCGGATGATCCGGTCGGCCAGAGCGTCCTGCTAA
- a CDS encoding DUF7475 family protein, which yields MPLTVAVILLALGTAITHLYLGLQLTGFGGYGLGVLFILNGLGYIGLTALLYLPVRSLDPYRGAIRYALILFAALTIALWILFGTKDSLGYLNKLNELLLIAALVVEGRLRRN from the coding sequence ATGCCGTTGACCGTCGCCGTGATCCTGCTCGCCCTGGGCACGGCCATAACCCACCTGTATCTGGGTCTGCAGCTAACCGGCTTCGGCGGCTACGGGCTCGGAGTCCTCTTCATCCTCAACGGCCTGGGCTACATCGGGCTCACGGCGCTACTCTACCTGCCGGTGCGGTCGTTGGACCCCTATCGCGGCGCTATCCGCTATGCCCTGATCCTCTTCGCCGCACTAACGATAGCCCTCTGGATACTATTTGGCACCAAGGACAGCCTCGGCTACCTGAACAAGCTGAACGAGCTTCTCCTAATAGCCGCGCTGGTGGTCGAAGGCCGCCTGAGGCGTAACTAG
- the gluQRS gene encoding tRNA glutamyl-Q(34) synthetase GluQRS, which yields MRDGRFAPSPTGSLHLGNLRTALLAWLFARSAEPVGTSGARFVVRMEDMDRDRFREGIEEEQLADLRCLGLDWDGPVVRQTERLDLYEEAISHLDEAGMLYPCYCTRREIRKAVSAPHGPISMSYPGTCRRLTSRERAGLEAAGRKPSLRVRAEGLTASFEDRILGYREGGSDDFVVRRNDGSPAYQLTVVVDDAEQGIREVVRGDDLADSTPRQLILHRMLGLSEPGYAHVPLVLGPDGERLAKRHGERHGGITLSDRLRAGERPEGVLGWMALSLGLAEPGESLTAEDLIPRFDPDRLPREPAVWRPEG from the coding sequence GTGCGAGACGGACGCTTCGCCCCGAGTCCGACCGGCTCTCTACACCTGGGCAACCTGAGAACGGCCCTCCTGGCCTGGCTCTTCGCCCGCTCGGCGGAGCCTGTCGGAACTTCCGGGGCGCGATTCGTGGTCAGGATGGAGGACATGGACCGGGACCGCTTCCGGGAGGGCATCGAGGAGGAGCAGCTGGCGGATTTGCGCTGCCTCGGCCTCGACTGGGACGGCCCCGTGGTGCGCCAGACCGAGCGGCTGGATCTCTACGAGGAGGCCATCTCGCACCTGGACGAGGCCGGTATGCTCTACCCCTGCTACTGCACGCGGCGGGAGATCCGGAAGGCCGTCTCCGCGCCCCACGGCCCTATCTCCATGAGCTATCCCGGCACCTGCCGCCGCCTCACCTCCCGCGAGCGGGCCGGTCTCGAAGCCGCCGGACGCAAGCCTTCCCTGCGGGTGCGGGCCGAGGGACTTACGGCCTCCTTCGAGGACCGGATTCTCGGGTATCGGGAAGGCGGCTCGGACGACTTCGTGGTGCGGCGGAACGACGGCTCGCCGGCCTACCAGCTAACCGTGGTCGTGGACGACGCCGAGCAGGGCATACGCGAGGTGGTGCGCGGCGACGACCTCGCCGACTCCACGCCGCGCCAGCTAATACTGCACCGGATGCTCGGCCTGTCCGAGCCGGGCTACGCCCACGTCCCGCTCGTGCTCGGCCCGGACGGGGAGCGTCTGGCCAAGCGCCACGGCGAACGTCACGGCGGCATTACGCTCTCCGACCGCCTGAGAGCCGGCGAGAGGCCGGAGGGCGTGCTCGGCTGGATGGCGCTCTCTCTGGGGCTCGCGGAGCCCGGCGAGAGCCTGACGGCGGAGGATCTCATCCCGCGTTTCGACCCGGACCGGCTCCCGAGAGAGCCGGCCGTCTGGAGGCCGGAGGGCTAG
- a CDS encoding peptide chain release factor 3: MEQTNAAASSGAGTHAGSRRTFAIISHPDAGKTTLTEKFLLYSGAINMAGAVKSRKQAAARSDWMELEKQRGISITSTVLGLSYDGYRMNLLDTPGHKDFSEDTYRTLYAADCALMVLDAAKGLEPQTLKLFEVCRMRGLPIITFVNKLDRPSMEPLELTDQIEQTLGLATAPVTWPVGNGQDFTGVIDRRSGSLHRYDRAGQGSTEAGEEELSSQEAREQLGGGEFYEAALEELSLLDEVGAPREVDDGGSARERFLAGELTPVFFGSALSNFGVRLLLEEITTLAPAPGPRGDAEGQPRELGDPFSGQVFKVQANMDPRHRDRVAFVRVHSGRFQRGESLTHAPTGKPVSTRHAQQLFAEERSTVEEAVPGDIVGLVNAAGLGVGDTVYAGPPVSFPAIPEFEPEHFLIARNKDSAKYKQFRNGLKQLAEEGAIKILSRTHDGGQEPVLAAVGPLQFQVAEHRMEHEFGAPLSTRSSPFAACRLIDEEQAEALDGRRGVEVARDLRGTPFALFESRYWLGQAEEALGHGIGVYRS; this comes from the coding sequence GTGGAACAGACGAATGCGGCTGCAAGTAGTGGAGCCGGGACACACGCGGGCTCTCGGCGGACGTTCGCCATTATCTCGCACCCGGACGCGGGCAAGACCACGCTGACCGAGAAGTTCCTCCTGTACTCCGGCGCCATAAACATGGCCGGGGCCGTAAAGAGCCGCAAGCAGGCCGCCGCCCGCTCGGACTGGATGGAGCTGGAGAAGCAGCGCGGCATCTCCATAACCTCCACCGTGCTCGGTCTCTCCTACGACGGGTACCGGATGAACCTGCTCGACACTCCGGGCCACAAGGACTTCAGCGAGGACACCTACCGTACTCTGTACGCCGCCGACTGCGCGCTGATGGTGCTGGACGCGGCAAAGGGCCTTGAGCCGCAGACCCTCAAGCTCTTCGAGGTGTGCCGGATGCGGGGGCTCCCGATCATCACCTTCGTGAACAAGCTGGACCGGCCCTCGATGGAGCCTCTGGAGCTTACGGACCAGATCGAGCAGACTCTCGGCCTGGCAACCGCGCCCGTTACCTGGCCCGTGGGCAACGGACAGGACTTTACCGGCGTCATAGACCGCCGCTCCGGCAGCCTCCACCGCTACGACCGCGCCGGGCAGGGCTCCACGGAGGCCGGTGAGGAGGAGCTATCATCGCAAGAGGCCCGGGAGCAGCTGGGCGGCGGTGAGTTTTACGAAGCCGCCCTCGAGGAGCTGTCGCTGCTCGACGAGGTGGGCGCGCCCCGCGAGGTGGACGACGGCGGGAGCGCGCGCGAGCGGTTCCTCGCCGGTGAGCTTACCCCGGTCTTCTTCGGCAGCGCGCTCTCGAACTTCGGCGTGAGGCTGCTACTGGAGGAGATCACGACCCTCGCTCCGGCCCCCGGCCCCCGGGGCGACGCGGAGGGACAGCCGAGGGAGCTGGGAGACCCGTTCTCGGGCCAGGTGTTCAAGGTGCAGGCGAACATGGATCCCCGGCACCGCGACCGGGTCGCCTTCGTGCGGGTCCATTCGGGACGCTTCCAGCGCGGCGAGTCCCTGACCCACGCCCCGACCGGCAAGCCGGTCTCGACCCGCCACGCCCAGCAGCTCTTCGCCGAGGAACGCTCCACGGTCGAGGAGGCCGTGCCCGGCGACATCGTGGGTCTCGTGAACGCCGCCGGTCTCGGAGTCGGGGATACCGTGTACGCCGGCCCCCCCGTGAGCTTTCCGGCCATTCCGGAGTTCGAGCCAGAGCACTTCCTCATAGCGCGCAACAAGGACTCGGCAAAGTACAAGCAGTTCCGAAACGGCCTCAAACAGCTCGCCGAGGAGGGGGCGATCAAGATCCTCTCCCGCACCCACGACGGCGGCCAGGAGCCGGTGCTCGCCGCCGTCGGGCCGCTACAATTCCAGGTAGCCGAGCACCGCATGGAGCACGAGTTCGGCGCGCCGCTCTCCACCCGCTCCTCGCCCTTCGCCGCCTGCCGCCTCATAGACGAGGAGCAGGCCGAAGCCCTCGACGGCCGCCGGGGTGTGGAGGTGGCCCGCGACCTGCGCGGCACGCCGTTCGCCCTGTTCGAGAGCCGGTACTGGCTCGGTCAGGCCGAGGAGGCCCTGGGACACGGTATCGGCGTCTACCGCTCCTGA
- a CDS encoding GNAT family N-acetyltransferase: protein MPPRLRNLGEPDVEPVKAALGRWWGGCDLSHLALPLFFRHFRDTSFVLEDGGEVAGFLVGFVSPANPGEGHIHLVGVHPGRRQRGLARWLYEAFFEEARGRGCTVVRCATTPGNAGSISFHHSLGFEAEGDGEPGGVPVLRHYHGPGEDRILLCKSLG from the coding sequence ATGCCCCCGCGGCTACGCAACCTCGGGGAGCCGGACGTCGAGCCGGTAAAGGCCGCGCTCGGCCGCTGGTGGGGAGGCTGCGACCTCTCGCACCTGGCGCTACCGCTGTTTTTCCGGCACTTCCGCGACACCAGCTTCGTGCTGGAGGACGGGGGAGAGGTGGCGGGGTTCCTGGTCGGCTTCGTCTCGCCGGCAAACCCCGGAGAAGGGCACATACACCTCGTCGGGGTTCATCCCGGACGTCGCCAGCGGGGGCTCGCCCGCTGGCTGTACGAGGCGTTCTTCGAGGAGGCTCGCGGACGTGGCTGCACCGTGGTCCGCTGCGCCACTACCCCGGGCAACGCGGGCTCGATCTCCTTCCACCACAGCCTGGGATTCGAGGCGGAAGGGGACGGCGAGCCGGGCGGGGTGCCCGTGCTCCGCCATTACCATGGGCCGGGAGAGGACCGCATACTGCTCTGCAAGAGCCTGGGCTGA
- a CDS encoding calcium/sodium antiporter → MSFTTIVLAVVGLVALPCGAELLVRGASRLAGVFGVSPLVVGLTVVAFGTSAPEAAVGVQSVLTGSADVALGNAIGSNVLNVLLVLGLSAAITPLVVSSRLVRLDVPIMIGVSFLLLVLCLNGELGRPDGLILFTGIAVYTFHAIRRGRREGGEEPRRNGRAETAGMLLQALYAAAGLFLLVLGARWLVDGAVAVAEAAGLSQLVIGLTVVAVGTSLPEIATSVAAAFRGEREMAVGNIVGSCIFNVLFVLGLAGLVAPDGIGVSSAVLGFDLPVMIATAVACLPIFFTGLEISRWEGFLFLGYYVAYTLYLILAATNHDALPAFSAVMMALVIPLTLVALLVPFVRALRGRAARRKTS, encoded by the coding sequence CTGAGTTTCACTACGATCGTGTTGGCCGTCGTCGGGTTGGTGGCGCTGCCTTGCGGGGCGGAGCTTCTGGTGCGGGGTGCTTCGCGGCTCGCGGGGGTTTTCGGCGTCTCGCCGCTGGTGGTCGGGCTGACCGTGGTGGCCTTCGGTACCAGCGCCCCGGAGGCGGCGGTCGGCGTTCAGTCCGTCCTTACGGGTAGCGCCGACGTCGCGCTCGGCAACGCCATCGGCAGCAACGTCCTGAACGTGCTGCTCGTGCTGGGGCTTTCGGCGGCCATCACGCCGCTGGTGGTCTCCTCGCGGCTGGTGCGGCTCGACGTGCCGATCATGATCGGCGTCTCGTTTTTGTTGCTGGTGCTCTGCCTGAACGGCGAGCTCGGACGCCCCGACGGGCTGATCCTGTTCACGGGGATAGCCGTTTACACCTTCCACGCCATACGCCGTGGCCGCCGGGAGGGTGGAGAGGAGCCGCGGCGGAATGGTCGCGCGGAGACGGCGGGCATGCTGTTGCAGGCGCTTTATGCCGCTGCCGGGCTCTTCCTGCTGGTGCTCGGGGCGCGCTGGCTGGTGGACGGCGCGGTAGCCGTGGCGGAGGCGGCCGGGCTGAGCCAGCTCGTTATCGGGCTCACGGTCGTCGCCGTGGGCACGTCTTTGCCGGAGATCGCCACCTCGGTGGCCGCCGCCTTCCGCGGCGAGCGGGAGATGGCCGTGGGTAACATAGTAGGGAGCTGCATCTTCAACGTGCTCTTCGTGCTGGGCTTGGCCGGTCTCGTGGCGCCGGACGGTATCGGGGTCTCTTCGGCGGTGCTCGGGTTCGACCTCCCGGTCATGATCGCCACGGCGGTGGCCTGTCTGCCGATCTTCTTTACCGGGCTCGAGATCTCCCGCTGGGAAGGCTTTCTCTTTCTCGGTTACTACGTCGCCTACACCCTGTACCTGATACTGGCCGCCACGAACCACGATGCCCTCCCCGCCTTCAGCGCCGTGATGATGGCCCTGGTCATCCCGCTCACGCTCGTGGCCCTGCTCGTGCCCTTCGTGCGCGCCCTGCGCGGCCGGGCCGCGCGACGAAAGACGTCATAG
- a CDS encoding DUF4149 domain-containing protein, with product MYEVVQVVHAVLAGVWLGGLVFTTFVVSPALKAMKWSEAERVMVRSVIGRYYSRLATPNLSLLLLFAVLAGVLGGFGGALYAELALVVVVFALSASHGAYFGQRLRRLAEAERGAPDEEAGSLGRQRRKLQDLSVRVSALNLVLSTAVAVLAVV from the coding sequence TTGTACGAGGTTGTCCAGGTCGTACACGCGGTGTTGGCGGGGGTGTGGCTCGGCGGGTTGGTGTTCACCACCTTCGTCGTCTCCCCGGCGCTGAAGGCGATGAAGTGGTCGGAGGCGGAGCGGGTGATGGTGCGCTCCGTCATCGGGCGCTACTACTCTCGGCTGGCCACGCCGAACCTCTCGTTGCTCCTGCTTTTCGCGGTGCTCGCCGGGGTGCTCGGCGGCTTCGGTGGCGCGCTGTATGCGGAGCTTGCTCTCGTCGTGGTGGTCTTCGCGCTCTCGGCGTCGCACGGGGCGTACTTCGGGCAGCGGCTGCGGCGTCTCGCGGAGGCCGAGCGCGGCGCCCCGGATGAGGAGGCGGGCTCCCTCGGCCGGCAGCGCCGCAAGCTGCAGGACCTCTCGGTGCGAGTGTCGGCGCTGAACCTCGTGTTGAGCACGGCCGTGGCCGTTCTCGCCGTGGTGTAA